The genomic segment GGAAGCTTCAAGGATGCTCGGTTAAAAAATTTACGCATTAGTTTAGAATTAATGTTAACGCCAATGTTACAATCTCGCATGGATGATCAATTGGATCAAACAAAAATATTACAACAATGCGCTCGGTTAATGGATGAAGGGAAGTTAAAAATTGTTGTGAATCAAACTTTTCCTTTAGCAGAAGCAGCCGAAGCTCATCAACAATTAGAAGCGGGAGGAATGAAAGGAAAATTAGTCTTAACAATGTAATATGAAATAACGCGCCATTAACCCACGTAGAGACGCGCCATGGCGCGTCTCTACAGGGAAAAAATACTTAAAGGATGGAAGATTAGATGAGATAATACAAATATTAGTAACTCTCGCTTACCCCTCATGACCTCACAGGAACGGACAGAAAATAATCATCAAGAATTAGTCGGTTTTATTTAGAGTATTGCTGACAAACTGCGTGGCCCTTATCGTCCGCCTCAATATCGGCGAGTGATGTTACCTTTGATTGTATTGCGGCGTTTAGATGCGGTCTTAGAACCTACAAAACAAGCGGTTTTAGAGGCGAAAAAAAAATATGAGGTGACCTTACAGGGGGAGGCGTTTGAAAAAGCGATCGCTAAGGTTGCTATTGCAGAAAATCGTCAACAACCGTTATATAATTTAAGTAAATATCCCTCTTCTGTCAGTCTCCGAAATCAACAAGTCATAAAAAGTAGAGTTATCCATTCGGAAAATAAGATTGAAATTGATTANCTGAGTTTCTCGTTGTGGTGCGCCTGATAAATCGATATCAACCCATTGTTTTTCTCCGGTTTTTAAAACCTCTCTAGCTTGCTGAATAACTTTTGCTTCTCCTGCACCTCCGCCAATAGTATTAAACGTGCGACCATCCTCACAAATGATCATTTTTGCCCCCAGTTCTCTAGGGACTGAACCGATAACACGGGTTACGGTTGCAACGACCACAGCACCTTCATATAAAACCTGAATCAGTTGTTGATAAAATTGAATAATCATGAAGTTAGAAAGGCAAGTGATGAAATGGGTATATTAGGATGAAGGACTGATTAAATTCCTCAATGTTCCAAGGAGTTTACTGACTTTAATTGTACCTGTTCAATAGCATTTAAAATCACTTCTGGTGTGGCTGGAGAAGCTAAAAAAATAGAATCAGTATGACCAAAGGCTGCAATTGCATCTCGAATTGCTTCCCGCACCGATATTGCTAACATAAAAGGAGGTTCTCCGACGGCTTTACTACCATAAATTACGCCATCCTGGGCAGCCCGTTTTAATAAATGAACGTTAAAGTTTTTAGGAATTTCTTTAATAGTGGGAATTTTATAGGTACTGGGGGCAAAAGTTTTCAATCTTCCCTGTTCATCCCAAACTAATTCTTCCATCGTTAACCATCCCATTCCTTGCACAAAACCCCCCTCTATTTGCCCAATATCAATTAAAGGATTTAACGATTCTCCCACATCCTGTACAATATCCACTTGACGCAGTTTAAACGTTCCCGTAAACCCATCAATTTCTACCTCACTGACAGCCGCCCCATAAGCATAATAATAAAAAGGTCTACCCTTGCCCAGTTTAGGATCATAATCAATATTTGGGGTACGATAATAGCCCGTTGCCGATAAACTCACTCGTTGATTATAAGCTTGTTTAACTACTTCATCAAAGGCTATTTTATAACGGGGATAACTTTGACAATAAATCCAATCTTCCTCAAAAATTAAATCTTGAGGTTCATCAAGATTTAATACTTTTGCAGCGACTTCTGCTAATCGTTGTTTTAGGATTTCACAGGCATTTTTAACCGCTTGACCGTTCAAATCTGAACCACTAGAAGCCGCCGTTGCTGAGGTATTGGGAACTTTATCCGTACTGGTGGGCATGATTCTAAATCGTTTAATATTCACCCCTAAAGCTTGTGATGCAACTTGTAACATTTTCGTTTGTAAACCCTGCCCCATTTCTGTGCCGCCATGATTGAGTTGAATACTGCCATCCTGGTAAATTAATATTAAAGCTCCCGCCTGATTATATTCGGTTTTAGTAAAAGAAATCCCAAATTTAACCGGAGTCATCGCTAACCCTCGTTTTTGATAATCATGATTTTGATTAAATTGTTCAATTTCTAGTTTTCGAGATTCAAAATTTGATTTTTGTTTGACTTCTTCCCAAACTCGTACAATTCGATTATCAACAATTTCTTGACCGTAATGGGTGGTATTAGTTTCCCCTTCTCCGTGATAAAAATTACGTTCTCGGATGGTTTCAGGCGGTAAACTTAATTTACGCGCAATTTTATCGATAATCTGTTCAATAATTGCCATCCCCTGTGGCCCCCCAAATCCCCGAAAAGCTGTATTAGAAACTTTATTCGTTTTTACCACTTGTCCCCGAACTTCCAAGTTAGGAATATAATAACAATTATCAATATGAAACATTGCCCGTTGCATGATGGGAAAGGATAAATCGACACTCCAACCGCCATCGGAATATAAATCAATATCTAAGGCTAAAAGTTGACCGTCTGAGTTAAATCCAACTTGATATTGGGCTAAAAAAGGATGTCGTTTTCCGGTGGTAATCATATCTTGATCTCGTTTGAGTCGAACTCTCGCCGGACATCCGGTTTTTTTAGCTGCTAAAGCGGCAATAGCTGCGATGGGGTTCGCTTGGGTTTCTTTCCCTCCAAACCCTCCTCCCATCCTTAAACAAGTGACAACAATTTGATTACGAGGAATCCCTAAAACTTCTGAAATAATGGCTTGAGTTTCGCTGGGATGTTGAGTAGAAGAATAAACTTGATAACCGTCTTCAAGATTAGGAATTACCCAAGCAACTTGTGTTTCTAAATAAAAATGATCTTGACCTTGTATTTCAATATTCCCCGTTAAAATAAAATCAGATTTTTGTAAAGCAGTTGTGAGGTTTCCTCGACGCATTATATTTGTATCGCCATGAACGCTATTATTTAGGATAGCATCTTGAATCGTTAAAATTGGGGTTAAGACTTCATAGTCAATTTTAATCATTTCTGCTGCTTTTTGGGCTGCAATTTCTGTTTCTGCAACGACCCAAACCACAGGTTGACCCCAATAGTTAACTTCATCATGGGGTAATAAAACCTCATCATGCTTAATAGTTCCCGTGTTATTGATTCCAGGGATATCATCAGCCGTTAAAAGGGTAACAAACCCCGGAATATGATTCAGATTTGCAGTATCAATTTTTAATATTTTTGCTTTAGCATAGGAAGATAAAACTGGCCATAAATATAACATTCCGCTTGGGAGTCGTTGGTCATCGGTATAAATTGCTTTTCCACTAACATGATTAATGGCACTTTCATGGGATTTGGATTTAGGATTGTCTTTCATAATTTTATAGCAAGGTAATGGGAGAAAATTCGATAAAGAATTTTTCAAATAAAT from the Planktothrix tepida PCC 9214 genome contains:
- a CDS encoding type I restriction-modification system subunit M N-terminal domain-containing protein — translated: MLPLIVLRRLDAVLEPTKQAVLEAKKKYEVTLQGEAFEKAIAKVAIAENRQQPLYNLSKYPSSVSLRNQQVIKSRVIHSENKIEIDXLSFSLWCA
- a CDS encoding XdhC family protein; its protein translation is MIIQFYQQLIQVLYEGAVVVATVTRVIGSVPRELGAKMIICEDGRTFNTIGGGAGEAKVIQQAREVLKTGEKQWVDIDLSGAPQRETQXINFNLIFRMDNSTFYDLLISETDRRGIFT
- the xdhB gene encoding xanthine dehydrogenase molybdopterin binding subunit; this encodes MKDNPKSKSHESAINHVSGKAIYTDDQRLPSGMLYLWPVLSSYAKAKILKIDTANLNHIPGFVTLLTADDIPGINNTGTIKHDEVLLPHDEVNYWGQPVVWVVAETEIAAQKAAEMIKIDYEVLTPILTIQDAILNNSVHGDTNIMRRGNLTTALQKSDFILTGNIEIQGQDHFYLETQVAWVIPNLEDGYQVYSSTQHPSETQAIISEVLGIPRNQIVVTCLRMGGGFGGKETQANPIAAIAALAAKKTGCPARVRLKRDQDMITTGKRHPFLAQYQVGFNSDGQLLALDIDLYSDGGWSVDLSFPIMQRAMFHIDNCYYIPNLEVRGQVVKTNKVSNTAFRGFGGPQGMAIIEQIIDKIARKLSLPPETIRERNFYHGEGETNTTHYGQEIVDNRIVRVWEEVKQKSNFESRKLEIEQFNQNHDYQKRGLAMTPVKFGISFTKTEYNQAGALILIYQDGSIQLNHGGTEMGQGLQTKMLQVASQALGVNIKRFRIMPTSTDKVPNTSATAASSGSDLNGQAVKNACEILKQRLAEVAAKVLNLDEPQDLIFEEDWIYCQSYPRYKIAFDEVVKQAYNQRVSLSATGYYRTPNIDYDPKLGKGRPFYYYAYGAAVSEVEIDGFTGTFKLRQVDIVQDVGESLNPLIDIGQIEGGFVQGMGWLTMEELVWDEQGRLKTFAPSTYKIPTIKEIPKNFNVHLLKRAAQDGVIYGSKAVGEPPFMLAISVREAIRDAIAAFGHTDSIFLASPATPEVILNAIEQVQLKSVNSLEH